ACCAAGAACATCTGAATAGTATTGTTTGCTTTAGTGGGAGACCAGAATACTCAACTTCTATTACTTCTTGTACTTGTCCATAATACTCTGTACACTCTCCACGTTTGTACTGACCGCTAACTTGAATGTCTGAGTTGTTTGTTGCTTTATAAGTTGTATCATTAACTGTGTGGAAGTTGAAGCTATTGACATTATATCATCGATACGTATTGACCTTTTGAAATGGACCTGCTGCAACCTGTTTTATCATTGGAGACATAGATTCTGCGCTATGCAATTCAGCCTACATTGATAAATATATTACGAGAAAAAAATTAAGGTTTCACTTATCGAGTTATTGTCCACAAACTTAAATAGTTAGAAAATATTTACTTACGTAATTCTTGAACCACCCAAATAAATTGTTATGCAACAATGAGTCAAGATCAGAGTCGTTTAAGTGTGGATTCTCTCTGTGCAAGTAGTCTTCGTACATTCTGTTCATAAAACTTGTAATTAGTTTAATCGATAAGtttattaacattttaattGAAATAATTACCTGACAAATGGCGTGATTTCCTCGCAATTCAGTAAAATAATTACCTGACAAATGTAGATTTTCATCTGCCCCAGTTGCTTCATCAACTAATTGCCAAGTGAGCCCCGAACCTGGTTCAACTTCATTTTCTTCCCCACCATCCACAATCCAACCTTGTGCATTTGAAGCATCTTTTTCAAGAAGGACGTCGACATTCATTTCTTTCTCTCTTTTTTGCTTGTTTAACAATCTAGCATTAAATTGGACAAATACTAGATTGTTCAACCTATGGACATCCAACCTATTTCTCTTCTTTGTATGAATCTAAAAAAAACCGAAAATGTAATTAGTATAGTTAGGAATATGAACATACactttaaaaatcaataatttattttaattaaagtttataCTTACTCCTTCAAATGCACTCCAATTTCTTTAACACCCAGATGAACTTGTAGTTGATGAAAGAATCCTCAATGCCACTCTTAGCAAGTTGAGTGTGTGAGCACCGTAGGTACTCCACCATGTACATGGATCAAATGTATCATCATTTTTTTCACATGCTTTTGCAGCCAATGCTTTCCCAAATAACCCAGTCTCATCTCTATATTTTGCAAATTCCTTGTTAATAATTGTATCTTGCAGTTCAAACTCATCGGCATGCAAAACTTCCATGCATTCAAAAATCCCTGTCGCGATCTCTCCATAAAGAGCAATAGAACTATCTTTGTAGTATAAGTAGGGATTCAACAAAAAGGCCGTGGTATGCAATGATGTATCAAGTCTATCCTTCATTTTTGACTCAAGAATCACTATGATAGGCTGATAATTTGATTCGACATTATTAAGGGCCACCTTGATATCTTCTTTAGCTCGAAGAAACTCCCCATATAGAAACCCCATGGATGGCTTTCTATCTCCGTCAACCAATCGGAGAACTCTTACcaaaggagcaaatattttcaaacaaaGTGTCACACCATTCCAAAAACTCATGCTCATCAGAGTAGAGTAAGCCAATTTCCCTTTGTTTGTCTTTGACCATTTACAGTTCTCCCACATATCACTTGTAAACATGGCCCTTAAACTAGATTTTTTCTCAATCAAACTTTGCAATGTGAGGAAATTTGATTCAAAGCTGGTAACTCCTGGCCGGACTATGTCTCTTTTCTTCGTAAAACTTATCATCAATGACAAAGTCTTATGGTGAGCATAAATGAAAATGGTAAAAGACTTGGCTTGGTCGATAATCTTTTTAAATCTTGGAAGCTTGCCAATACTTTCAAACATGAGATTAACAGTATGAGTTGCACACGAAGTCCAAAAAATCCCAGGCTGCTTTTCTTTCATCAATTTAACCGCAGTCATATTGTTGGTGGCATTGTCTGTTACAATTTGAACAACATTATGAGCTCCTACTTGTTCCACACACTTGTCAACATACTCAAAAATAAGTCCAGCTGTATGTGCCTCGTTTGAAGACTCCTTAGACTCTAAAAATACTGTACCCTCCTTGCAATTAACACACAAATTTAAAATGCTTCTTCTTTTTTCGTGCTTCTTCAACAGTTGCTTTGTTCTTTCAACTTCAGCTTTCAAAAGTGGCTCTTTAAGTTGATATTGAGTTGGAGGCTTGAACCCTGGCCCAAATTGACCCACTGCCTCCATTAGTTGCTTGAAACTATCAATATCAAGATCATTGAATGAGATTCCATTTTCATAAGCCCATCTCCCAACATATTGTTGAACTTGTTGAGTTCTCTCTTTGAAAAGAGcctcatttatatttttttggcgAAGCACTTTACTCCCACTTGAACTTACATTTTCTGGAGTAATCATCGATGCATATCTATCCATGGGGCCAAGTTGATGAGGCTTTTTAATTCCATCTATCCCTTCAATTTCAGCATCTTCTTCTTCGTCTAGAGAAATATTCACCTCCGCTCTACAACTTTGTTCTTCCAgtattttgtttttctttttgttcCTCCCTTCTAAAATAGCATGTTTGCACTTATTACGATCTTCTTGAGATGCGATTCGACACCCAGATACATTTCCAGGTATATTTCCTATGTGCTCCTTGATTCTATACACTCCACCAGACATCATTTTCCTACACACATTTAACTTTGTCGAGGTTCTTAGGATCAATCAACATACCAATCTCCCATCCGATGTCATTCGACTTTCTCTTAAGAATCCCAGATTCAGGCTGAGTGACGGATGCAGTCGACGATGGATTGTTTGCCATTGTCACCATCCAAACCTTGCTGAATACGAAACAATTAAACATTTTCAGCAACAAACTTGCACCAAATATGATATGTAACAGCAATAAACCATGTTCCATatacaacaaaattttcaaagaatggaCAGCTAACTTTTGTCACCACACAAACAAATGAAAGTACCAGAAAGCTCAAACAATGCACTGCCCCACTGCCACAGCTCAAACAacataatttttaaagaaaaagaatcacCATGTTCCAATAAAAAACTCAAAACTAGTGTAAGAAAGTTAATACAAAACTCAAAACTGAAAACTCAAAAGACCTAATTTTTGTCCATATttataaaaaactaaaaaagaAAACTTTGGCCAATAATCAGGagaaaaaatatatcatatatgcAAGAAAGTGAGAAGGAAGAATAACGAGCCTCTGGAACGAGGAGTCCTGGACCGAGAAGGATTTTCTGGAACGAGTGGTAGTCTGGCCGAGAAAGAGCCCTGGAAAATAACGAGAGAAAGAAACGCAGACAAATTAATGAAGCAGACCgcccaaattttatttttttaatgggcTTCTAGCGGATCATTACATTTTTTAAGctcgagtttttttttttaacaattcaGGCCCACCTAGGCGGCCAGCCTCCGCCTAGGCGCCCCCAGGCCCGCCTAGGCACGCCCAGGCCCGCCTAGCGCCTGGGCTGGCCGCCTAGCACCTTATCGGTGCGGCTGGCCTccgcctagcgcctaggcggcTGCCTAGGCCGAATTTTAGAACATTGACATTTAAATTGATATAAGTTTATAAATATCAAAGTTTTAATGTTACCACCCGCTACGACGGGTCAACCCATCAACGCTTGCAAgtgaaaaaattggaaaatttgAATCTTGTCTAAATTGGTAATTTCACTAAAAACTTGATTTCTTGAGCCTGATTGAAGAAAAGCCCCCAAATATACCTGTTGGGCTTGGGATAatagtttccagttgcttcttTCTTGTCGTTTGACCCACGTGAATATCACGTGATCTGATAATCCCCAAATGTGTCGATCAAATAACCTAATTTCACGGAAATCAGCTCCCATTTCCCCTAAAATCGACAGAACCTGAATTTCATTCCACTCGACTGAGCGCTAAGATCAGCCTACCACCAAGGTCGCAGCTTCGTTGTGATTCATCGGTCCAACGAAGAGAGACGCTTGCATGCTCTGAATTTCACTTAGAGGTATGATAAGTTTTTCCTCTCGCGTTTGGTTTTGTCTGAGTTACTCTGTTTCGTCACAAAAAATCCTTTTTTTCCCTTCCTCTCGAATTTGATTTTTTCCCTCGTGATTTTCGACCAAAATACAGAATAATGAGCTACATCACAACCATTTGCGCCACCATGGCAATCGCAAACCCAAACCTTCAGGCCTCTTGAAATTTGGTTGCTTTCGTGATTAAAATGAATTAGGTATTGAAATGTTAATTATAAAGAAGTAAATAAGGTGGTTCATGTACACAAAAAAAGAAGCTAAGAAAGCACGGAAATATGatacataaaataaactgaaatGTGCCGTAATGTCCGAAGTGATCTTCGAAATGCCTATCAATTTGGAGAAGAGAGAAATTGGAGGAGGAATGAACTGAATAATATGAAATATTAAGTCATTTATTTGACCAATTTGGGGATTATTAGTTCACTTGATATTCCTGTTGCATATTCTGTTTTTATTATAACGTTACAGCTAATGCCTGGACTATTTTGCGAAAAATTTTAGAACGGCAGGGATTATTTCGCCTCACACGTAAGAATAGGAACTGAACCAGAAATATCCTAAACAATTGGGACGAAGTTGGGTGTTATCCCACCAAGCTTGCGGAGAGAGTTGAAAAATGAGTGCAGGTACTCCCTTCTAAGGTTTAGTCAAATGTTTGATATTAAATGTTCTTGTACATTAAGGGAGTACATGTTTGcttcaaattttaaacaccCATTGTTTCATTTGTAATTGGCCATCTATCTTATGAAGTCATTGATTGATTGTTATTAGCTGAAGAGTAAATATTATTGGTTTTTAACCACAAATTATGAAAGGAGAAAGCTTCTTGTTTGATTCATTAAGTTTCTTTTCCGTGGCTGGAAGATTGTTGTTACATTATCAATTGAAATTCCAGTGTCgagacttaaaagatttgagtttaaATATGTCAAATAATCTGGGTTTGGACTTAGATTTCAATGTAGGGATACTTTGTTTATTTCTTTAACTAATCTTCTAATAACGCCCATCATGTTTCTGTATCCGTTTCTAATAATGAGACTCATGGTAACATTCGTGAGTAGAAGTTGCAGGTCAATGTGTTGGGGTATTCGAAATGAATAACTTCATTCGAAAAAACTATTCAAATGTTTGAAAGTAGAATATCTAGCTTGTGCTTCGCCTGTTTGTTGTATATCACAACTTGTATTTGTTGTTCTCAAACATGCAGGGGGAGCATTTGGTGGGAACAGAGGGGCAAGACCTGTGCCGCCCGAAAAAGGAGTTTTCCCTTTGGATCATATGTTGCTATGTGACCTGGTATGATTAAGATGTATACATTTAGACTTGCAGGCGTTGGGTGGCTGCTTTATGTATGCTCATTTGACACATTTCTTTTGTTGTAGGAGAAAAAAGACTACATCAAATGTCTGAAGTCTTCAGGCCACAAATCTGAAAACTGCAGAAACTTCTCTAAGAGGTACTTGGAATGTCGCATGGAAAAGTAAGTGCATTATGTTATTTTGGTTTTTAAAGACTCGGTATTTTGATTACAAGCAACTGACGATGAGATAACTGAACCTTACCCTTAGCAATTCAAGCTGTAAGTCACATATGGAATTCCCTCTGGTCAACTTATTGAAGTTTTACTTGTAGTCAAGTTTTTTATGACTGGGGATTGGCATTCGAGGTCAACATGCTGTGGGATTTGAATTGGCGCAAATCTCAGTTTGatatccaacttcaattattttccatatttttttattgttgcaTTCTTGGGTTTATGACGGGGAAAATGTATTTATATTGTGGGATTTATTCCATTAGAAGCAATCATTATGATGTTATCTAATCTCCCAAAAAAATGAGTACATGTTCATcttcttgaattttttaaataaacatatgGTGCTACTTTGCAGGAATTTAATGGCAAAACAAGAATTGTCAGAACTTGGATTTGGACAGAAAACATCTGAGGAATATATGTATGAAAAAAAAACTTTCTGTGAAGTTTACAGTTTGGATGACTGATATGGAGCTTTGCATCTCAACACCAGAAAAATCTTTTACGTTTTCTTAAGCTTTGTTACCCTGACAATAGGACAGATATGTTCGAGTAACAACAGATTGCTTTAACGAGAAGAAAACATATCATTGAAAGGGACATTGCGAATTCGGTTACGAAAATTGTTTCGATGGTTTAGGTTTTTTAATGCGCAGAAATGTAGCAGGGGACGAtgaaatatctttttttttttttttttaatcttctcGTTGATAAAAGTTCGCATCTCATCTACCAAAAAttgattttgtttgtttttccgTATGTTGCTGAGTATGTGGTTAGTGGTTACCATGTCAATCTTTTTTGGTCCGAAATTCTTGATTATATTCGCAAGCTAATAAAAAAATGTAACGAATATTTTTCTGAGATGTTAAATttcgaatatataatttaatgtagttaaatatataattatacaataaacatcacaacGAGCTGGAATAGCTCAGTTGGTTAGAGCGTGTGGCTGTTAACCACTTCAAGCCCTCCTTCTAGgggtttttttttcctttcagtTGCATTTTGCACTTTTAAcccaaaatttaataaaattccaCTTCGAACCCACATACATATCAGTTATCATTATATTTCTCCACCTTGTGAATAATTTTCCCAAATTGAAACATAAATTAAAACCATTATCTAACAAAccaataaatttattatttgttatcatgaatttaaaatctttaacttcAACAACATTCATCCAAAtacaacttaaattaaattttgccgaaattatcaaatttacatataaatcaGTAATACATCACATCTCGTCGTTACAATTTATATAACATAATACCCCATTATAATAACACCagaaaaactttaaaaaaaaaatacaaatatgtCCATGCTGCAAAAAATATGAATTAGAGACCATACCACCATACACAATGAGATAAGATGAATTAGAACCATAGATTCAACTTATGTAAaccatcacacacacacaaacacacacacacacacacaaaacatGGGATCCCTTCACCTCAACACACACACATTGTCTTCACCATCACTTCCTAGTATCAACAGCCTTTTCAAAATACTAAATCCCCCCAACCACCTCAGCTTCACCGCTCTAAAAAGATTCCGAATTCGAGCCGACGCCGAATCCGGAATCACTCCCCTTGATGACCAAGAAGCCAGCCCGGGTATCAGCTTAGCATTTGTCAGCGTAAGTTATAATATGTAATAaccaaattttatattaattattattacagGTTTGATTGATTTATTTCTTGGAAAACCTTTTTTTTGGTAGTCTGTTTTGCTTCCTGACGGGTCTCTGGATGTGCATTATCGGACAGCTTCTGGTGGGCAGAAGCTAAGGGACATCATGCTGGATAACAACATTGATTTGTACGGACCATATGTATGTAGAGCCCTTTTTGGTAATTTGTcttttattcaataataataataataataataattttactgTATAGTTTTAAtgctttaataaataaatatgataattatttGGTGAATTGAACTCTTATCTTATAGACTTTTGTTTCattattaatgttaattaattacaggctAGGCCATTGTTGAATTGTGCTGGAGGAGGAACCTGTGCCTCCTGCATGGTTGAGGTAATTAATGTTAGACTAATTAATTTtagagtaggttttttgtgagacgacctcacaaatctttatattTGAGACGGTAgtgtaaaaattaatactttttcatggatgacacgagtaaaagatccgtctcacaaaatacgacccatcaGACCGTCTCATTCAAGTTTTTGTCTCTTACGATATTTAAAATTCGATTCGATCGATAAccaaaacaaataaattataCTCACACTACTTGTTTTTTGTTCTcaaataagaatttttttttaaaaattcaaaataaataagaTTCTTTTGACAGTAGGTAGTCGAGGGAAGAGAGCTATTGAGCCCTCGGACAggaaaagagaaagaaaagCTTAAAAAGGTATTTCACTAGAAATTCAGGGTTCAATGTGCGATTATCGAACTTCTTACTACTAATGACCAAGTTCGCATTTTGCTTCGTAGAAACCAAAGAATTGGAGACTTGCTTGCCAGACCACGGTCGGAGGATCAGATTCCAGAGGGCTGGTTCGTCATTTCACTTCTCGAaacttataattaattaatcatttaataataatttaatttcaaaaaagatttattttttttaatgtaaataCAGGTGGTCATCCAACAACTTCCTGAGTGGAAATCTCATGAATGGAGTTACCGTGGTGAAGAAATTATGGATACATGAAATTTatatttactttttaaaatattgttttaatgAACTACCGTAAAATATTTAATCTAAAGAAGAAAATCTAGCAATATTTTATTCATGCGAGTTGGCCTGTCACGATAAATTGTTGGCAATTTTATTCAAGCATTATGGTTAGATCGTTTTACCAAGCAGCGACTAATTATTGCACCTACCTAGCAATcttcctcccaataattgcactccttgcaatcaatgggaatcgaacacGTGATCTTGGCTCTCATACCAATTGTAAGATCGAGTGCTTAACGCTTTACCAAAAGATATatctagtggtaatggtgcaactcaaattttttaaaccgcAAAACAGCTCAAACATCATGATTCGATCGTTCTACTAAGCAGAGGATAATTATTGCACATAACAACTAGCGAACCATTTCAACAcacacatataaatatatatatagatacagtttttatgttatatattcCCATTTAAAAGAATTAATGGAGGAAAAGAGGTTGATCAAATCATAACTCCACTTGAAATAATGTGAAACCTTCAATCACCAACCTTACTATAATACCAATAATTAttgatcatatatatatatatatatatgtatattattttGGACCACTCTCTCttgttattaattattaatttgtagTTGCAGAGCTGACAACTGAGTGTGCCCATAAATGTAAGAAGGAAGCAATAAGGTTGATAGTCTTTTTCGATGTACAGCTCTACTGATAGCTTAAATTCTGACATTTAATATTAAAACTGTATTATGTGATCTTCCAACTTgtatttttttgtcaaaaatttaaaatataatgccTTTCTCGTTTCATCAACCATTTTCAACTCAAGATCCATGGAGTTTACAGATGAAAAGAGTCCCTGTAAGTTAAAAATTCATGAAGCAAGAAGAAGCGTAAATCTGCCTAGAAGATTATCGGTTTTGCATGACGACGACGAAGGCGATCCTCAGCCTGTGTCAGCAAGAACTTCTTGTGCTTCCGCGGCATCCTTCAGGCTTTGGCCGACGAGTCCTGAAACACAATGGACTCGGTCTCCGATGAATGCTTCCCCGTCTCCACCGCTTCTGTACCATTGCTTAGCATCACTGCATCGCAGTGAAGGTAACATCTACTCTGTGTATGTAACAAAAGATTTCATCTTTACTGGATCTGGTAGCTGCAGAATCCATGTCTGGAAGCTGCTTGATTGCTCAGAAGTGGGGTATATCAAGGCTTCGAGCGGCGATATTCGAGCCATTTCAGGGTGGGGTAGGTTTCTTTTCACCTCGCACGGTGACTGCAGAATTCGAGCGTGGGATGTGCCGTCTGCGGAAAACTTTCGGTCGAAGAAGATCGCTACCTTGCCCGGAAGATATTTCTTCAAATTTCCAAAGAAAAGCGGTCATCAACACAAGAACCCTATTTCATGTCTTGCATACAGCAACATGGAGAGGCTTTTGTTCACAGGTTCTTGGGATCGAACGGTTAAAGTATGGCAAATCACGGAGAGACGATGCATCGATTCGTTTATCGCGCATGACGGCCCAGTGAACGCAATTGTGATCAACCAAGAAGATGGCTGTGTTTTCACCTGTTCCTCCGATGGAACAGTGAAGATCTGGAGAAGGGTTTCCGGGGAAAGCTCACATATTCTCACAATGAAGCTCAAGTTCCAGCCTTCTCCTGTCAACGCCTTAGCCTTGAGCATGTCCCACGCAAACTGTTTCCTCTACTCCGGCTCGTCTGATGGGCTGATAAATTTCTGGGAGAAGGAAAGAATCTCCGGAAGATACAATCACTTGGGATTCTTGCAAGGCCATCATTTTGCAGTTCTGTGTTTAGTAACAATCGAGGATCTGATCCTCAGTGGTTCCGAGGACGCAACGATACGAATTTGGAAGCGTGAAGATGGGAACTCGTTGCATTCATGTGTTGCGGTGGTAGACGGGCATCATGGACCAGTGAAGTGCTTGGCTGCTGCCATGGAAGGCGATGAGATTGGCAGAGATTTGCTGGTATACAGTGGTAGCTTGGACCAAACTCTGAAAGTGTGGCGAGTAAAAGTGCATCATCCTGGGGAGAAAATAAAGTTGGATAGATCAGAAGGGAATGATCAGTACTTGGAATGTAAAATGAGCCCTGTTCTGTCGCCTTCCTGGGTAGAGAAGAAGATTTCGGGTGGCGATTTCTGAGTGGGGgaccaaaattttcatattttgtcTGTTATTCTTAAAAAACATACGTAAATTCACGTCACAGCTTTAATATATCATCAAATACACATCGTTACATTTCACAAAATTAATCCGTGAAATCATATATATCACATTAGTTTTTGTGTCGTACCGTATTGAAATCATGTCTAAAGTATTTGTCCGAATAGATATTTTAAGCTTCCCATGTCGAATTTATTAAGAACTAACTATGGATAGCCCATAAATAGAACCGTAACATTAGAACCAATTAACGACGGATATgtgcaaaaattaaaaaagttaGGCTTGTGGCCTGATTGAGCTAGTATTGTATTTATCTTAGATGGTTATAATAAGAGTTTTTGTGATATAATAACATTCAGCGaaaaaattttgtgagatatCTCACGAGTTAATTTTGTGTCTTCTCAAATCGATTCAGGAAAAAGCAATAGTACTTTAGAATCTATATATGAAGGTGGATTAGGGGGAAATTCAAACAGCAAACCGACGACAACAGTCCGAGACTGTTCTAAACTGTATAACTAATTCTACATCTAAAAccgttattattttttaaaaatataaccgACCGCATATGTTTGAATTTCCCCTTAATCCACCATTCGACCCTATCATCCTAAACCCCACTTAATATCCAACACATATGTCCaaacttaaattaattagttTACCGGAaagaaaagaatatttattattatttcctTTTTTTACATCCTTAAATACGTTTTATTCATTCAACGGAACAAAATCTTACTATATTTGATGTTCTAAACCGTGCTACATTTTGTTCAGATAAGctccgtttacataaattattaaaaattaaactgTGGCTCTGATGTTGGTTCTATTGGTGTACCCCTTGTTCCATAGCTCTTCTAATATTTGTAAGTTTGAAATGAGAAGTTACTATTG
This window of the Primulina tabacum isolate GXHZ01 chromosome 12, ASM2559414v2, whole genome shotgun sequence genome carries:
- the LOC142520502 gene encoding uncharacterized protein LOC142520502; the encoded protein is MMSGGVYRIKEHIGNIPGNVSGCRIASQEDRNKCKHAILEGRNKKKNKILEEQSCRAEVNISLDEEEDAEIEGIDGIKKPHQLGPMDRYASMITPENVSSSGSKVLRQKNINEALFKERTQQVQQYVGRWAYENGISFNDLDIDSFKQLMEAVGQFGPGFKPPTQYQLKEPLLKAEVERTKQLLKKHEKRRSILNLCVNCKEGTVFLESKESSNEAHTAGLIFEYVDKCVEQVGAHNVVQIVTDNATNNMTAVKLMKEKQPGIFWTSCATHTVNLMFESIGKLPRFKKIIDQAKSFTIFIYAHHKTLSLMISFTKKRDIVRPGVTSFESNFLTLQSLIEKKSSLRAMFTSDMWENCKWSKTNKGKLAYSTLMSMSFWNGVTLCLKIFAPLVRVLRLVDGDRKPSMGFLYGEFLRAKEDIKVALNNVESNYQPIIVILESKMKDRLDTSLHTTAFLLNPYLYYKDSSIALYGEIATGIFECMEVLHADEFELQDTIINKEFAKYRDETGLFGKALAAKACEKNDDTFDPCTWWSTYGAHTLNLLRVALRILSSTTSSSGC
- the LOC142520503 gene encoding uncharacterized protein LOC142520503 isoform X1 — protein: MSAGGAFGGNRGARPVPPEKGVFPLDHMLLCDLEKKDYIKCLKSSGHKSENCRNFSKRYLECRMEKNLMAKQELSELGFGQKTSEEYMYEKKTFCEVYSLDD
- the LOC142520503 gene encoding uncharacterized protein LOC142520503 isoform X2 produces the protein MSAGGAFGGNRGARPVPPEKGVFPLDHMLLCDLEKKDYIKCLKSSGHKSENCRNFSKRNLMAKQELSELGFGQKTSEEYMYEKKTFCEVYSLDD
- the LOC142521101 gene encoding photosynthetic NDH subunit of subcomplex B 3, chloroplastic — its product is MGSLHLNTHTLSSPSLPSINSLFKILNPPNHLSFTALKRFRIRADAESGITPLDDQEASPGISLAFVSSVLLPDGSLDVHYRTASGGQKLRDIMLDNNIDLYGPYARPLLNCAGGGTCASCMVEVVEGRELLSPRTGKEKEKLKKKPKNWRLACQTTVGGSDSRGLVVIQQLPEWKSHEWSYRGEEIMDT
- the LOC142521100 gene encoding protein JINGUBANG-like → MEFTDEKSPCKLKIHEARRSVNLPRRLSVLHDDDEGDPQPVSARTSCASAASFRLWPTSPETQWTRSPMNASPSPPLLYHCLASLHRSEGNIYSVYVTKDFIFTGSGSCRIHVWKLLDCSEVGYIKASSGDIRAISGWGRFLFTSHGDCRIRAWDVPSAENFRSKKIATLPGRYFFKFPKKSGHQHKNPISCLAYSNMERLLFTGSWDRTVKVWQITERRCIDSFIAHDGPVNAIVINQEDGCVFTCSSDGTVKIWRRVSGESSHILTMKLKFQPSPVNALALSMSHANCFLYSGSSDGLINFWEKERISGRYNHLGFLQGHHFAVLCLVTIEDLILSGSEDATIRIWKREDGNSLHSCVAVVDGHHGPVKCLAAAMEGDEIGRDLLVYSGSLDQTLKVWRVKVHHPGEKIKLDRSEGNDQYLECKMSPVLSPSWVEKKISGGDF